A genomic stretch from Neospora caninum Liverpool complete genome, chromosome III includes:
- a CDS encoding putative GNS1/SUR4 family domain-containing protein produces the protein MSLPPFPPEAAVASPAPGEQGTSSLWTLFHFYCLRPTGGADFARLLQVPIFAACALYIPVVYGLQWYMRDRPPYKLKTVCFVWNLALSLLSLLGFFIMLFSQPVLLTKAIYPETQFVPPVRAVICFFTLTKAIEFGDTIILCLRKKPLIFLHVYHHLTVTLYCWHAQLVTVSMGHNFAFINLGIHGVMYLYYAFSVLQARHPILLACRPYITLSQTVQMFVGIFLSYEALVSELPASEHLNANLALAMYASYFVLFGKFYVEAYMRHLRPKTTQLVVTVHTLAVGGLWILWGHKRRLEVAVELLVFSGATVVVLPLVRKAYAAALSSCAREEATDEVETTKRLDERTRALKKLSGDAETDTGATDADTAPGSPDTSPSKCCVDGASAPQAEPVRDAASLTASEASGSRRTMLTRHLEKAAQQGALGACQAALTVSNFLLSWAVEGMMTAAALAQSDMLSRSPRAQRSSTAVGGEREKAINASESLRDELGRGVPQEVNGTKTGEDTPAHFRIFDGLFALIQKPSVHTDARQGSAKQPGVTAPAPKPALASRCATSSPTGSDSTAQSTTAGQVTPKSVLEAERDACTGWADGAGGMGKPANCVGRGRTGAAGSRAYFLGGKGQASPRHRGPLGSVMDILLVVLSFAVPSVYGWVAHGSCLLGLCVFGALRWVIELYTSDTLIKTKVPGAERLCALAGGSLRKRETRREKEREQEERAAKRVL, from the coding sequence ATGTCTCTGCCACCGTTTCCGCCGGAGGCGGCTGTGGCGTCTCCCGCACCGGGCGAGCAAGGCACGTCTTCACTCTGGACGCTCTTCCACTTTTATTGTCTTCGGCCGACAGGCGGGGCCGACTTCGCTCGGCTTCTCCAGGTTCCCATTTTCGCAGCGTGCGCGCTGTACATCCCCGTCGTCTACGGGCTCCAGTGGTACATGCGGGACCGGCCTCCGTACAAATTGAAGACTGTGTGCTTTGTGTGGAATCTggcgctctcgctcctcagTCTCCTCGGCTTTTTCATTATGCTGTTCTCTCAGCCGGTGCTCCTCACGAAGGCCATCTATCCAGAGACACAGTTTGTGCCTCCCGTGCGCGCAGTCATCTGTTTCTTCACGCTGACAAAGGCGATCGAGTTCGGCGACACCATCATCCTGTGCTTGAGGAAGAAACCGCTGATTTTTCTGCACGTGTACCACCACCTGACTGTCACCCTGTACTGCTGGCATGCGCAACTCGTGACCGTTTCGATGGGCCACAATTTCGCCTTCATCAACCTCGGCATCCACGGCGTGATGTACCTCTACTACGCGTTTTCCGTGCTGCAGGCGAGACATCCGATCCTCCTGGCTTGTCGACCGTACATCACTCTGTCGCAGACAGTTCAGATGTTCGTGGGCATTTTCCTTTCCTACGAAGCCCTGGTGAGCGAGTTGCCCGCGAGCGAGCATCTCAATGCGAACCTCGCTCTCGCAATGTACGCCTCGTACTTTGTTCTGTTTGGCAAATTCTACGTCGAGGCTTACATGCGCCACCTGCGGCCCAAGACTACGCAACTCGTCGTgactgtacatacactggCGGTCGGCGGTCTCTGGATCCTCTGGGGCCACAAGCGACGCCTCGAAGTTGCCGTCGAACTCCTCGTGTTCTCAGGAGCGACGGTGGTGGTCCTCCCCCTTGTCCGGAAAGCGTATGCGGCCGCCTTGAGCAGCTGTGCtagagaagaggcgacggacgAAGTCGAAACGACCAAGCGGCTTGACGAACGAACTCGCGCTCTGAAAAAGCtcagcggcgacgcagagactgACACAGGGGCAACAGACGCAGACACCGCCCCGGGGTCGCCAGACACCTCACCCTCAAAGTGCTGCGTTGATGGGGCGAGCGCCCCACAGGCGGAGCCAGTGCGTGACGCGGCGAGCTTGACTGCCTCCGAGGCGTCAGGATCCAGGCGAACGATGCTGACCAGACACCTGGAAAAGGCTGCCCAACAGGGGGCCCTGGGTGCGTGCCAAGCCGCGCTGACTGTCTCGaattttcttctctcttgggCTGTCGAGGGCATGATGACGGCTGCAGCCCTGGCGCAGTCTGACATGCTTTCCCGGTCGCCGCGCGCCCAACGCTCGTCGACTGCGGTCGGCGGCGAGCGTGAAAAGGCCATCAACGCCAGCGAAAGCCTGCGCGACGAGCTGGGGCGCGGTGTCCCCCAAGAGGTGAACGGAacgaagacaggagaggacaCCCCTGCTCATTTCCGAATCTTCGACGGGCTCTTTGCCCTCATCCAAAAGCCTTCCGTTCACACAGACGCCCGCCAGGGCTCTGCCAAACAGCCGGGTGTCACAGCGCCTGCTCCGAAGCCCGCGCTGGCCTCACGATGCGCGACCAGCTCCCCGACAGGCAGCGACTCCACAGCGCAGAGTACCACGGCAGGTCAGGTGACTCCAAAGAGTGTTCTGGAAGCGGAGCGCGACGCGTGCACCGGCTGGGCTGATGGAGCAGGCGGGATGGGGAAACCTGCGAACTGTGTAGGCAGGGGCCGGACAGGCGCGGCGGGCTCGAGGGCGTATTTCTTGGGAGGCAAGGGAcaggcgtcgcctcgccaccGAGGGCCTCTCGGCTCCGTCATGGACATTCTTCTCGTCGTTCTTTCTTTCGCGGTCCCCAGCGTGTACGGATGGGTGGCCCACGGCAGTTGTCTCCTCGGACTCTGCGTGTTCGGCGCGCTCCGGTGGGTCATCGAACTCTACACTTCGGACACGCTGATCAAGACGAAAGTCCCTGGTGCCGAGCGGCTGTGCGCACTCGCGGGGGGTAGCctgaggaaacgagagacgcggcgcgaaaaagagagggagcaAGAAGAACGAGCAGCCAAGCGCGTGCTGTGA